A single region of the Thermodesulfobacteriota bacterium genome encodes:
- a CDS encoding ATP-binding protein has protein sequence MKRDLYNELLKWKNDVDRKPLILKGARQVGKTYILNAFGRNEYHGVAYFNFEGDPNLNDFFQGKIQTDRIIEKLSIYLESNIDPEKTLIIFDEIQNSPETLNSLKYFHENANQYHIVSAGSLLGIKVGQSAPFPVGKVNFLDLFPFSFREFLNGIGKSQLRNYLQNKKDFQPIEASFHADLTDFLRLYFFIGGMPEAILKYKTDGDLKKVRKVQSEILSAYAFDFSKYASKSDAIKITSIWNAIPGQLAKENKKFMFSQISKNARSRDYAEALQWLVDAGLVYKSYNVKVPKIPLSGYREENIFKIFLFDIGLLGSMIDLSQKTIMEKNRLFSEYNGAFTESFVAQELKAHNHKELYYWTAKSSAEIDFLLQLHEQIFPLEVKSGFSKKKKSLKIYAEKYQPDVLSRATLMNFKHDGIIKNYPLYGISLFPNE, from the coding sequence ATGAAACGAGATTTATATAATGAGCTGCTTAAATGGAAAAATGATGTTGACCGCAAACCTCTTATTTTGAAAGGAGCCAGGCAGGTAGGAAAAACTTATATTCTCAATGCATTTGGAAGAAACGAATATCACGGTGTTGCCTATTTTAATTTTGAGGGAGATCCGAATCTGAATGACTTTTTTCAAGGAAAAATTCAGACCGATAGAATTATTGAAAAGCTTTCAATTTATCTTGAGTCAAACATTGACCCTGAAAAGACCCTGATCATATTTGATGAGATTCAAAATTCACCAGAAACTTTAAACAGTCTAAAATATTTCCATGAGAATGCAAACCAGTACCATATCGTATCCGCCGGATCCCTTCTGGGGATCAAAGTCGGCCAATCCGCGCCATTTCCTGTGGGAAAAGTAAATTTTCTTGATCTGTTTCCTTTTTCGTTTAGAGAATTTCTAAATGGTATCGGCAAATCACAACTTCGTAATTATCTCCAAAATAAAAAGGATTTCCAACCAATTGAAGCCAGTTTTCACGCCGATTTAACTGATTTTTTAAGACTCTATTTTTTTATCGGTGGTATGCCTGAAGCCATCCTAAAATACAAAACGGATGGTGACTTAAAAAAAGTAAGGAAAGTCCAAAGCGAAATTCTTTCTGCATATGCATTTGATTTCTCAAAATATGCTTCAAAATCGGATGCTATAAAAATTACCAGTATATGGAATGCTATCCCCGGTCAACTGGCTAAAGAAAATAAAAAATTTATGTTTTCTCAGATTTCTAAAAACGCTCGTTCACGGGATTATGCCGAGGCACTTCAATGGCTGGTGGATGCCGGGCTTGTTTATAAGTCATATAATGTAAAAGTTCCCAAAATTCCGCTTAGCGGTTATAGGGAAGAAAATATATTTAAAATTTTTTTGTTTGACATAGGACTTCTTGGTTCCATGATTGATTTGTCACAGAAAACGATAATGGAAAAAAACCGTCTGTTTTCAGAATACAACGGTGCTTTTACTGAAAGTTTTGTCGCTCAGGAGCTGAAAGCGCATAATCATAAAGAATTATACTACTGGACAGCTAAGAGTTCGGCAGAGATTGATTTTCTTTTACAGCTTCATGAGCAGATATTTCCGCTGGAGGTCAAATCCGGTTTTAGTAAAAAGAAAAAAAGCCTTAAGATATATGCTGAAAAATATCAGCCTGATGTATTGTCACGCGCCACTCTGATGAATTTCAAACATGATGGAATAATAAAAAATTATCCGCTTTACGGAATATCATTGTTTCCTAATGAATAG
- a CDS encoding lytic transglycosylase domain-containing protein, translating to MNKKIKMILFSGFFFAAGLIAAFSCNNMVYGDIIGPDVKIPETAAALPTVQDFSLPKTLSLCGEMIPLENPQVWEMLDREFNITVWDRAQVFMYLKRAGRYFPYIEKKLSEADMPMDLKYIAVAESALLTYSRSRKGAKGMWQFMRLAARSNGLRKDNMVDERLNFEHSTKAAIKYLKFLKRKFHTWALALAAYNGGETRIRKAIREQKTSDYYRLNLPLETERYIFRIAAIKIVMENPDRYGYHFPPERAYKPQEYDRIHVNIKKTIYITEFAHFFGTDFKAIKELNPQFLKSYLPAGKYTVNVPITS from the coding sequence ATGAATAAGAAAATCAAGATGATATTATTTTCCGGTTTTTTCTTCGCCGCTGGTTTAATTGCCGCTTTTTCATGTAATAACATGGTTTACGGCGATATTATAGGGCCTGATGTAAAAATACCGGAGACTGCCGCTGCTTTACCGACGGTTCAAGATTTTTCCTTGCCGAAAACTTTATCTCTCTGCGGCGAAATGATACCTCTGGAGAATCCTCAGGTATGGGAAATGCTGGATCGGGAATTTAATATAACGGTGTGGGATCGTGCGCAGGTTTTTATGTATTTGAAACGGGCCGGGAGATACTTCCCCTATATTGAAAAAAAGCTCTCCGAAGCAGATATGCCCATGGACTTAAAGTACATTGCCGTGGCGGAAAGCGCATTGCTGACCTATTCTCGATCACGTAAAGGGGCAAAAGGGATGTGGCAGTTTATGAGGCTTGCTGCTCGAAGTAATGGTCTGAGAAAGGACAATATGGTGGATGAACGACTGAATTTTGAGCATTCCACTAAAGCGGCCATTAAGTACTTAAAATTTCTTAAGCGCAAATTCCACACCTGGGCACTGGCTCTTGCTGCATATAATGGTGGGGAAACGCGTATCCGAAAAGCCATTCGCGAGCAAAAAACCAGTGATTATTACAGGCTCAATCTTCCATTGGAAACCGAACGATATATTTTCAGGATTGCAGCCATCAAAATAGTGATGGAAAATCCTGACCGATACGGTTATCATTTTCCACCGGAGCGTGCTTACAAGCCGCAAGAATACGATAGAATACACGTAAACATTAAAAAGACAATTTATATCACTGAGTTTGCTCATTTTTTTGGCACTGACTTTAAAGCAATAAAGGAGCTTAATCCGCAATTTCTCAAAAGCTATCTTCCGGCAGGAAAATACACGGTGAATGTTCCCATAACTTCTTAA